One region of Aurantimonas sp. HBX-1 genomic DNA includes:
- a CDS encoding sulfite exporter TauE/SafE family protein: MSDFLLFLAVGALAQLVDGALGMAYGVVSSTVLLSFGVAPAAASASVHAAELFTTAASGTAHLVHRNIDWTLFWRLVPLGILGGVTGTYVLTGLSGDAVRPYVAAYLAVIGLYLLSRSIRKIPSRPVSRRTVAPLAACGGFLDAIGGGGWGPIVTSGLLGAGGQPRYVIGSVNAAEFLVTLSVSLTFVFALVTGHWEEAGDLWVHGLAVLGLIVGGVIAAPFAGYIVRHVSETILLRAVGLLVCGLAIAQVVGLLR, from the coding sequence ATGAGCGACTTCCTTCTCTTTCTTGCCGTCGGCGCCCTCGCCCAGCTCGTCGACGGCGCCCTCGGCATGGCCTACGGCGTGGTTTCCTCGACCGTGCTGCTTTCCTTCGGCGTCGCGCCCGCCGCCGCCTCGGCGTCCGTTCACGCCGCCGAACTGTTCACCACGGCCGCGTCCGGCACGGCCCATCTCGTCCACCGCAATATCGACTGGACGCTCTTCTGGCGGCTGGTGCCGCTGGGCATTCTGGGCGGGGTCACGGGCACCTACGTGCTGACCGGGCTGTCGGGCGATGCGGTGCGCCCGTATGTCGCGGCCTATCTGGCGGTGATCGGGCTTTATCTCCTGTCCCGTTCGATCCGGAAGATCCCCAGCCGGCCGGTGTCCCGGCGGACGGTGGCGCCGCTCGCGGCCTGCGGCGGATTTCTCGACGCCATCGGCGGCGGCGGCTGGGGCCCGATCGTCACGTCCGGCCTGCTCGGTGCCGGCGGCCAGCCGCGCTACGTGATCGGCAGCGTCAACGCCGCCGAGTTCCTGGTGACCCTGTCGGTGTCGCTGACCTTCGTCTTCGCCCTGGTCACGGGTCACTGGGAGGAGGCCGGCGACCTGTGGGTCCACGGCCTCGCGGTGCTCGGCCTGATCGTCGGCGGCGTGATCGCGGCCCCGTTCGCGGGCTACATCGTCCGCCATGTCTCCGAGACGATCCTGCTCCGGGCCGTCGGCCTCCTGGTCTGCGGCCTGGCGATCGCCCAGGTGGTCGGCCTGCTGCGCTGA
- a CDS encoding CsbD family protein, with protein MVDENQIKGGAKEIGGKIKEAAGRAVGNERLEAEGEVDQVEGKTQKNYGKVKDAVKDQLS; from the coding sequence ATGGTCGACGAGAACCAGATCAAGGGCGGCGCCAAGGAAATCGGCGGCAAGATCAAGGAAGCGGCCGGACGTGCCGTCGGCAACGAGCGGCTCGAGGCCGAAGGCGAAGTCGATCAGGTCGAGGGCAAGACCCAGAAGAACTACGGTAAGGTCAAGGACGCGGTCAAAGACCAGCTCAGCTGA
- a CDS encoding (2Fe-2S)-binding protein, producing MVTFTLNGQEKTFDGDPDTPLLWVIRDAERLTGTKYGCGIAQCGACTVHLDGMTRRSCVTPISTVEGSSVTTIEGLEGPEAEAVQAAWTAIDVPQCGYCQSGQIMSAVSLLQFNPKPSDEDIDGAMTGNICRCATYVRIRQAIHDAADTLEG from the coding sequence GTGGTCACATTCACGCTCAACGGCCAGGAAAAGACGTTCGACGGCGATCCCGATACGCCACTGCTGTGGGTCATCCGCGACGCCGAGCGCCTGACCGGCACCAAGTATGGCTGCGGCATCGCCCAGTGCGGCGCCTGCACCGTCCATCTCGACGGCATGACGCGGCGTTCCTGCGTCACCCCGATCTCGACCGTCGAGGGGTCGAGCGTCACCACGATCGAGGGTCTCGAGGGTCCGGAAGCCGAGGCCGTGCAGGCGGCCTGGACGGCGATCGACGTGCCGCAATGCGGCTACTGCCAGTCCGGCCAGATCATGTCCGCGGTGTCGCTGCTGCAGTTCAATCCGAAGCCGAGCGACGAGGACATCGACGGCGCGATGACCGGCAACATCTGCCGCTGCGCCACCTATGTCCGTATCCGCCAGGCGATCCACGACGCCGCCGACACGCTGGAGGGCTGA